From Corallococcus exiguus:
CGCGCGTCCCACCAGGGGCGCCAGCGCGCCACTGGACGCGGCGGTGGGATCCAGCGCCTCCTCCCCTCGGGCCTTGAGCGAGCGCTCTGGGGACAGGAGGTGCAGCGCGTAGAGGTTCGCCTCGTTGCGCTCGCCCGACAGCGCGCGGGACAGCACCGCCATGCCCGGACCGGCCTGCCCGTGCGACACGCACAGCAGCACCGTGTACGCGGACGGGGGCAGCGCAGGCTCCGGCGCGCCCAGCAGCTGGTCGCGCGCCTGCTCCTCCGGCGAATACAGCAGGCGCAGGAACGGCGTGGTCATGAAGGTCGTGACCAGCGCCATGATGACCATCATCGTAAAGAGCGTGGGCGAGATGACGCCCAGGTCCAGGCCCAGGTTGAGCACGATGAGCTCCATCAGGCCGCGCGTGTTCATCAGGATGCCGATGGCGCCCGCCTCCCGCCACCGCAGGCCCGTGAGGCGCGCCGCCACCGCGCTGCCGCCGAACTTGCCCAGGCACGCCAGGACGATGATGACGCCGCACGTGAGCCACGCCTCCGGGGTGTCCAACAGGCCCAGCTGCGTGCGCAGGCCGCTGAAGGCGAAGAACACGGGCAGCAGCAGCACGACGGCCACGTCCTCCAGCTTCTCCGCCAGCGCCACCGCCAGCCCGCCCTCCTTGGGAATCACCGCGCCGAACATGAAGGCGCCGAAGAGCGAGTGGATGCCGATGTATTCCGTGGTCCACGCGGAGCCGAGCAGCAACACCAGGGTGATGGCCACCACGTTCTGGGTGAGCCCCTCGCGGTTGGCCACGCGCGCGCCCAGCCGGGCGAGGAACGGCTTCACCAGCAGCAGCATGAAGGCGATGTAGAGCAGCGCGAACAACGTGGTGAGCCCCGCCTGCGCCAGGTCCGACGCGCGCACCAGCGACACCACGAACGCCAGGATGCACCACGCCGTCACGTCGTCCACCGCCGCGCACGCGATGGCGATGGCACCCAGCTTCGAATGCATGAGCCCGCGCTCCGTGAGGATGCGCGCCAGCACCGGGAAGGCCGTGATGCTCATGGACACGCCCATGAACAGCACGAACGAGGAGAACGGCACGTCCGGGCTGGACAGCGACTTGTACAGCCACAGCGCGCCCGCCGCCGCGCCCAGCGCGAACGGGACCACGATGCTGGAGTGGCTGATGGCCACCGACGCGTGCCCCCGCCCCTTCAGCAGCTTGGGATCCAGCTCCAGGCCAATCAGGAACATGAAGAGCACCAGGCCGACCTCGGCCAGCATCTTCAGGAACGGCATGGACTCCGGCGGGAACAGCCAGTGCATGGCATCCGGCGCCAGCCAGCCCAGGAGCGACGGGCCCAACGCGATGCCCGCCACCACCTCCGCGATGACCAGGGGCTGCCCCAGCCAGCGAGCGCCCCGGCCAATCAGCCGGGACACCGCGATGATGACGATGAGCTGGACCAGGAGCTGGGCGAGCATGTGGGTGTTCATCTGACAGGCCTCGCTGGGAAGTGTTAAGGACGCACTTACCAGGGGCTCGCGCGTGGCGTCAACGCACGCGAGCATGGCTGCGCGCGGGAGAAGACACACCCTGGGTGTCAGGGAGCTTCGGGGGCCTTGTTGGCCGCCACGGCCTTGAGGAGCGTCTCCACGTCCACCGGCTTGCGCAGGTAGCCGCAGGCGCCCATCTCCTCCGCGACCTGGCGCGCGTTGGCGGAGGCGGAGAAGACGAGCACGGGGATGCCGTTCCACGCCTCCACCTGGCGCATCTGCCGGCCGAAGGTCGCGCCGTCCATCACCGGCATCATCATGTCCAGCAGGACCAGGGACGGCGGCACCGGCTCCCGGCGGAGCACCTCCAGCGCCTGCAGGCCGTTGCCAGCACCGAACACGGTGTAGCCCGCGTCGCGCAGGACCTCCTCCAGCGCCTCCCGCAGGTCCGTGTCGTCATCCACCACCAACACCGGCCGACTCACTCGCGCGTCTCCTTCTCCAGCGGCAGCTCCAGCGTGAAGCGAGCACCCTCTCCCGAGGCGGACTCCGCCCAGGCCCGTCCACCATGCGCCTCCGCGGCGCGGCGGGCCAGGTAGAGCCCCAGGCCCAGGCCTCCATACGAATGCGAGCTGACCGCGCGGCCGAAGCGCTCGAAGATGCGCTCCACCTGGTCCACGGGCACGCCGATGCCCCGGTCACGCACCTGGATGCGCGCGAAGCCCCCTTCCCGCCCCACGTCCACCTCCACGGGCCGTCCCGGACCGAACTTGAGCGCGTTGGAGATCAACGCCCCCACGGCCTGGTCCACCCGGAGCCGGTCCCACGTTCCCCAGAGTCCTCGACGGGTCGACTGGCGCAGTTCGCACCCGGCCGCGCGGGCCTCCGCCTGGTAGCGGTCCAGCACTTCGGAGACCAGCTCCTCCAGGTCGAAGCGCTCGGGCATCAGCGACAGCTCGCCGCTGGACAGCTGCGACACGTCCAGCAGGCCCTCCACCAGCGTGCCCAGCCGGCGCACCTGACGCACGCTGCGCTCCAGGCGCGTCACCACTTCCGGCTCCAGGTGGTGCGCTTCCGTGCGTTGCAAGAGCGTGCCCAGCTGCAGCCGCAGCGTGGTGAGCGGCGTGCGCAGCTCGTGCGCGGCCACGGTGAGGAACTCGTCGCGCAGGCGCACCGCTTCACGGGCCTCCTGGAAGAGCCGTGCGTTCTCCAGCACCAGCCCCGTCCTGCGCGCCAGCTCCTGCGCCAGCGACAGGTCCACCGGCGCGAGCGTGCGCTCGCCCAGCGTGCCCATGGACAGCACGCCCAGCCGGCCATCGTTGCCGGGCAGGGCCACGTTCACCACCGAGCGCAGCCCCAGCCCGTCGATGGCGCGCTGGTGCGCCACATCCCGGGTGATGGGCTCCGAGCGCTTGCGCACGTCCGGCATGAACTCCGGCTGACCGGTGCGCAGCACGTACGCGGGGCCCGCGGCGGACTGGGGGTCCAGCGGGAAGCGCTGGTCCAGCTTCCAGGCATGGGCGCGCCGCTCCGCGTCCGGGTGCGCCAGCGCCACCAGCCGCAGGCCGCCCTGGTTCGGGTCCTGGAGGAAGAAGGCGCACCAGTCCGCCACCCGGGGCACCATCAGCTGCACCAGCTGATCCAACCGCGCCGCCTGCTCCAGGGAGCCGGTGAGCAGCTCGCTGGCCTTGGCCAGGATGTCCCGGTCCACCTCCGCTCGCGTGCGCTCCCGGCGTACGCGCGTCTCTTCCAGTTCGCGCGCCACCGCCGGGCCCAGCCGGGCCATCCGGTCCTTGGAGAAGCAGTCGCGCGCGCCCGCCTTCATCAGCGTGACGGCCTGGTCCTCGCTCAGCTGGCTGGACAGGACGATGAGGGGCACGTCCCCCCCCTGCGAGTGCAGGAGCGACAGCACGTCCAGCGCGCTGAAGCGCGGCAGCCGGTAGTCGCACAGCACCAGGTCCCACGGCCCGGTGGCCAGCGCGTCTCGCAGCGCATCCAGCGTCTCCACGCGCCGGGCCGTGGGCAGGTAGCCCGCCTGCTCCAGCTCCGCCGTCACCAGCGCCGCGTCGTTGACGCTGTCCTCCACGAGCAACAGCCGGAAGGGCGTCATGCCCGGGCCCCGCCCATCAGCCCCGGGGCCCGACATCGCCCCTGCGGCCGGGAGCCTCGTGCTGCATCCATTCGCGTTGCTCCTCCCGTGGGGTGTGGGCCTCTTTCACCACATGCTAGTGGCCCTCCCTGTCACGCCAGCGGGAGAAATCGCGGACGTTCAACACCGAGCGCTGGCTGGTGAACGTCCCGCGTCAGGAACCCACGCCACGGGGGCGCAACAGCCCTGGATTACCAGGAAACGTCGTACTCGGTATCCAGCAGCGACAGCTGCCGCCCGTGCACCTGGATGTCCTGGGCGCCCACGGCCTCCAGGGCGGCCTGGAGCACGCCCTCGTGGTACGGCGCGGGCATGAAGTCCCGGCGCATCACGAAGCGGGCGCTGTGGTCGCCCGTCCAGAGGACGCTGCGCTCGCCGTAGCTCACCGCGACGCGGTAGCCCTCGGCCATGTGCTGGAGCATCCGCCAGGGGTTGCCTGCGGCGGCCTGCATCAGGTCCCGGCCGAACATGGAGGCCAGGAAGTCCACCGTGGCCTGCGTCCCGATGTACCGCAGCGCCTGCTCCCAGTCGCCCAGCTGGGGGCGCAGGATTCGCGTCGCCTCGGCGGACATCTCCAGGAAGCGCGCCACCGGGTACAGCTCCTCGGCGTTCAGCTCCCTCAGCCCGGACGCCGCGAGGCACTTCGCTCCGGCCTCTTCGCCCTGGAGGAAGTTCACCACGCCCACCACGCCCTGGAAGAACATCCCGCGCGCCCCGTCTTCCGGGGTCGCGGCCAGGCACCGCTCCACCAGGTGCCACGCCGCGGGCTCCTGCACCCAGCCCGCCGCCTTCGTCGAACCTTCCACCGGTCCGCGATCCATACCGACCTCCACTTCCACTTCAGGCGCTGGAATCGGCCCCCCCGCTTCGTGGGTCCACCCGCCAGCGCA
This genomic window contains:
- a CDS encoding cation:proton antiporter domain-containing protein, which produces MNTHMLAQLLVQLIVIIAVSRLIGRGARWLGQPLVIAEVVAGIALGPSLLGWLAPDAMHWLFPPESMPFLKMLAEVGLVLFMFLIGLELDPKLLKGRGHASVAISHSSIVVPFALGAAAGALWLYKSLSSPDVPFSSFVLFMGVSMSITAFPVLARILTERGLMHSKLGAIAIACAAVDDVTAWCILAFVVSLVRASDLAQAGLTTLFALLYIAFMLLLVKPFLARLGARVANREGLTQNVVAITLVLLLGSAWTTEYIGIHSLFGAFMFGAVIPKEGGLAVALAEKLEDVAVVLLLPVFFAFSGLRTQLGLLDTPEAWLTCGVIIVLACLGKFGGSAVAARLTGLRWREAGAIGILMNTRGLMELIVLNLGLDLGVISPTLFTMMVIMALVTTFMTTPFLRLLYSPEEQARDQLLGAPEPALPPSAYTVLLCVSHGQAGPGMAVLSRALSGERNEANLYALHLLSPERSLKARGEEALDPTAASSGALAPLVGRAEKLGLSVRTLSFVSSEPARDICRTAQAKRADLVLLGWHKPLFSQTVLGGTVHEVMQEAGGTVAVLVDRGLSQVRRVLVPFVGSRHDRAALGLARRLVKQAGAEVTVLHVTSPEGSGAGRAQVEELFPADEGASVKLKVVRHASPEEAALEEVKAGYDLVVVGLGTEWGLEDRLFGVQRERIVRDAPASLLLVRHPEGAPVLAQTPEQARTQGATPEAAQPLSARS
- a CDS encoding response regulator, yielding MSRPVLVVDDDTDLREALEEVLRDAGYTVFGAGNGLQALEVLRREPVPPSLVLLDMMMPVMDGATFGRQMRQVEAWNGIPVLVFSASANARQVAEEMGACGYLRKPVDVETLLKAVAANKAPEAP
- a CDS encoding sensor histidine kinase; amino-acid sequence: MTPFRLLLVEDSVNDAALVTAELEQAGYLPTARRVETLDALRDALATGPWDLVLCDYRLPRFSALDVLSLLHSQGGDVPLIVLSSQLSEDQAVTLMKAGARDCFSKDRMARLGPAVARELEETRVRRERTRAEVDRDILAKASELLTGSLEQAARLDQLVQLMVPRVADWCAFFLQDPNQGGLRLVALAHPDAERRAHAWKLDQRFPLDPQSAAGPAYVLRTGQPEFMPDVRKRSEPITRDVAHQRAIDGLGLRSVVNVALPGNDGRLGVLSMGTLGERTLAPVDLSLAQELARRTGLVLENARLFQEAREAVRLRDEFLTVAAHELRTPLTTLRLQLGTLLQRTEAHHLEPEVVTRLERSVRQVRRLGTLVEGLLDVSQLSSGELSLMPERFDLEELVSEVLDRYQAEARAAGCELRQSTRRGLWGTWDRLRVDQAVGALISNALKFGPGRPVEVDVGREGGFARIQVRDRGIGVPVDQVERIFERFGRAVSSHSYGGLGLGLYLARRAAEAHGGRAWAESASGEGARFTLELPLEKETRE
- a CDS encoding DUF2378 family protein; this translates as MDRGPVEGSTKAAGWVQEPAAWHLVERCLAATPEDGARGMFFQGVVGVVNFLQGEEAGAKCLAASGLRELNAEELYPVARFLEMSAEATRILRPQLGDWEQALRYIGTQATVDFLASMFGRDLMQAAAGNPWRMLQHMAEGYRVAVSYGERSVLWTGDHSARFVMRRDFMPAPYHEGVLQAALEAVGAQDIQVHGRQLSLLDTEYDVSW